Genomic DNA from Cyanobacteria bacterium FACHB-DQ100:
TACTACGGCAAAACGGGCGAAGTGTGTTCGAGTTGGGTGAAGTGTTGCTAAAAATCCTGTGAAGTCACAGGCTGAGAATCTATAGTGCTCCCCGATTCCCAACCGACAAGAGCGATCTAAGATAGAAATTAAGTCGCGTTTGGCAAAGTGAGTTATCGAAACGGTCTACGGCAACCTCAACGGTCTAAAATCAAGCCAGATTAAGCAACTACAACGGTTGTATCATCAACGCTTACCCGGCGATCGCATTACCACGTCTGAGTTTGCTCAGCGTATTGCCGCAATTAGCTGCGAAATTAGTCAGCCTGTCTGTGCTTATGTGAATCGCCGCGGTCAAGTGATTCGCGTTGGAGTCGGGACGATGAGGCAAACTCAGATCCCGATGCTAGAGCTTCCACGCTACGGGGCGGAGCGCTTGTGTGGAATTCGCTGTATTGCTACCCAATTAAAGCAAGACCCGCCCGGAGAATCGATGCTGACGGTGATGGCGCTTCAGCGTTTGGATGTGTTTGTAGCGTTAACGCTGACAGGAGGAGGATTTGAGCGCAGAGGGGGCGGTGCAACTGGCTATGTAAGAAATGCGTATTTGGCGCATCTGGTACCACACCCAGAGGCAAATTGGACGATTTCGCCGCCGTTGAGCTTGGATGTGATCGCAGAGCAAGATTTTTTGGCGCTGGTTGAGGGCTTAGAAGAAGAGTTCCGGCGGGAGTATGTCGCGCAGCAAGTCGATCGCGCTCACGATCAGGTGCTCATTGTGGGACTGCAAACGGACGAATTCTCTCCGCAAGCCTTCAAAACGGCGCTACAAGAACTGGCGCGGCTGGTAGAAACCGCAGGTGGCGAAGTGCTGCAAACAATGACGCAAAAACGCCCGCGTCCCCATCCTCAGACCGTTGTGGGAGAAGGAAAAGTCCAGGAAATCACCTTGGCGGCTCAAACGGTTGGAGCCAGCTTGATCGTGTTCGATCGCGATCTTTCACCCGCTCAAATTCGCAATTTGGAAATGCAGATTGGAGTGCGGATTGTCGATCGTACCGAAGTGATTTTAGATATTTTTGCTCAACGCGCTCAGTCGGGAGCCGGAAAGCTTCAGGTTGAACTGGCGCAACTCGAATATATGTTGCCGAGGCTTACCGGGCGCGGACAGGCAATGTCTCGACTCGGGGGCGGGATTGGGACAAGAGGCCCTGGAGAAACGAAGCTAGAGACTGAGCGCCGAGCAATTCAGCGACGAATCACACGACTCCAGCAGGAAGTCAACCAGCTTCAGGCGCATCGTGCCCGATTAAGACAGCGAAGACAGCATGAAGAAGTGCCTTCGATCGCGGTGGTGGGTTATACGAATGCAGGTAAATCGACTTTGCTCAATGCTTTAACGAATGCAGAAGTTTATACAGCAGACCAATTATTTGCAACGCTTGATCCAACCACTCGGAGACTAACCGTAACAGATTCGGAAACTCATCAAAATACACAGATTCTATTAACGGATACCGTTGGATTTATTCATGAGTTACCGCCCTCGCTGATGGATGCGTTTCGGGCAACGTTAGAAGAAGTTACCGAAGCGGATGCACTTCTGCATGTGGTTGATTTATCGCATCCAGCTTGGCAAAGTCAGATTCGAGCGGTGATGCAAATTCTGTCTGAGATGCCGATTACTCCGGGGCCCGCGCTTTTAGCCTTTAACAAAATCGATCAGGTAGATGCAGAACAATTGGCGATCGCGCGCGAGGAATTTCCGCAAGCGGCGTTTATCTCGGCGAATGAGCGGTTGGGATTGGAGACGTTGAGACAGCGCTTGTGTCAACTGGTGCGCTATGCGATGTCGAATTAGAAGTCGCCAAATCTCTTTCTAAAAATGCTGGGTTTTGCGTCAAAATGTCTCAGACCCAGCAGCTTATTTATGTATGTTGCCCTTGCGCGAAAAAATTGCGTTTTATCTCGAAGATATTGATACACCAGTAGGAAAAGGAATTAATCTTTTCATTACGGGGCTAGTGTTAGTTTCTTCGGGAATTTTTGTTGCAGAAACCTATAAGATTCCGGTTGAAGTTAGGCAAATTCTGGATGCGATCGAACACCTAATTCTTGCAGTTTTCGTAATCGAATACGGTTTAAGAATTTGGTGTGCTGAGCGAAAACTGCCATTTATTTTTAGCTTATATTCGGTGATTGATTTATTGTCGATCGCGCCTTTCCTGATTGGAACGAACGTAGGTTATTTGAGAATTTTTCGTTGGTTTCGGATTCTTAGATTAATTCGATTTATTCAAGGCAAAACGATTTTTGGCTATGTTAGCAGCGAAGATGGCGCAATCTTTACGCGAATTATTTTTACGATTCTCTCGATTATTTTCGTCTTCTCAGGGCTTATTTATCAAGTTGAACATACCGTAAATCCCAAATTTGGCACATTTTTAGATGCGGTATATTTCTCTGTTTCTACGATTTCTACCGCAGGGTTGGGAGATATTACGCCAATTTCAGAAATAGGGCGATTGCTCACGACTCTGATGGTATTGACTGGGATTGTATTAATTCCCTGGCAGCTTGGAGATTTGATCAAACGACTGGTAAAAACTGCGGATCAAATTCAAGTTTTGTGTTCAAAGTGTGGTCTCGCGTTTCACGATTCAGATGCCTATTTTTGTAAAAACTGTGGAACTTGCTTAAACCGCAGTCAGCAAACAGAGCAATAGCGCCTCTGTCCATTCCACGATCGCCCCATAGGTATCTCCGGTTTGTCCGCCCAACTTCCAATTGAACCAAGCGCCCGCTAGCACTGCGATCGCGCCTCCCGCAATCATCCACGGACGCACCACTAAACTTAGCGCGACTAAAATCACGAGCGTCGGCACCACTTCCCAGGGCGATCGGATTGCCTCTTTATGAAACGCTCCCTTTCCAGCCGACTTGAGATAGGGATATCGAGCGATCGCCACCAGTTGCCCCCAACGCCCCCAGCCTGCCACCCCCGCCAAAAGCCACATTCGATCCTGCCCCAAATCGCTGAGCGCGATCGTTTTGAGCAACAGCAAAATTACAGCCGTCATTGCCCCAAATGCCCCGGTCGCGCTATCTGCCATCACTTCTAAACGTCGCTCAGGATTCATCACCGCCAGTCCATCGGCTGTATCCATTGCGCCATCGAGATGCAAACCGCCCGTAATCGCTACCCAAACCGCCACCGCGATCGCGCTTCGAGTTAAGATCGGAACATCGAGCCAAGCTAAACCCCAATCTAAAGCGCCTACGATTAAACCCACCATTAAACCCACGATCGGCGCAAATCGAGCAATTCCACGAAAGTCTAAATTTGCGGAAGTGGGAATCGGTAAACAGGTGTAAAACGTAAGCGCAGCAAGGCATTGGTTTAGGGCTTGGATAATCATTGTTCAGATCAATTCACATAACGTAAACTTCTAATACCTTTAGTCAGGATCGCAATCCCGATTTGCAGCCATAATTGCGATAGGAAGCATCTAACTTGAGTCAGAACTTGAGCTAGGCTTGGTCTTAACTTCCGTCTACCCTTTGACTTTGCTTGTGTTATGAGCCACGATTCATTTTCTCGCAATGCTCGAATTCCTGCCCCCTGCATTATTGACGATGGCACGATCATCGACAAGCAAGATATGCAGCGCGTTTTAACCGATTTGAGCCGAGTTCGCTATATCCACACGCACGATGGTAGAACAACGAGCGAAGGAGAAGGCTGCATTCTTGAGGTGTTTGCTGATCCACATCGAGCAACGATGGTGGCAAACCAGACGCTTTATCTCAATGTCTACAGTTTTGATTACATTCAGTTGAGCAAAACCGCAGACGGTTCGCAGTTTGATCTGATTCAGGACGATCGCCGCTTGCGCCTGCTTCCCCTAACCAATCCGATGCAGAATCAAGTCGATCGTGGCATTAATGCGGCAGAGCTTGAAGCGATGGTGGCTGAAGTATTGTCTGCTAGTTTAGATGTGCAGATTGACGACGAAGAAAATTTCTCGCTTTAGAGCGATCGAATTGCTAAACACTTCACGATAAATTGGTTTCCGTCAGAGAAATCGGTGAGGAGCCATGAGACAGGGGTTGAATCGGCGGCAGTTTGGGCAATTCATTGCTGGAGGTACGATCGCGCTTTGGCTGCATGGCTGCGGGCAACAGGAGCAATCGACGAATCAGAAGCCGCAGGTGGTTTCCACCAGTACGATTTTGACGGATTTAGCCTCGACGATCGCGGGTGATTCGGTGCAGGTGATTGGAATTCTCAAGCCGGGAGCCGATCCGCATACCTACGAGCCTGTTCCGGCGGATACTGTCGCAATGGAAAAGGCGAATTTGATTTTGTATAACGGCTATAACTTAGAGCCGGGATTGATTCGCTTGATAAAGGCCGCCGGAGTGAATGCGCGTCAGGTCGCTGTGGGAGAAGTGATTACGCCGCTCCAGCTTGAAAAGGAGGGGCAAAAGGTTCCTGATCCGCACGTTTGGGGAGATGTGCAAAATGTGGCAAAAATGACGATCGTGGTTCGGGATGCACTGGTTCAACTGGTGCCGAACGATCGCGAGAAGATGACGCAGAATGCCGATCGTCTGATTGCCGAGTTGAATCGCTTGGATGGCTGGATTAAGCAGCAGGTTCAGACGATTCCTGCCGCAAATCGTCTCCTTGTAACGACGCATGATGCGTTTCAGTATTACGGCAAGGCGTATCAATTGGCGATCGCAGGGACGCTGATTGGGATTAGCACAGAGGAGCAACCGAGCGCCCAGACGGTGCAGCGATTGGTGCAGTCGATTAGGTCGGCGCGGGTTCCAGCGATTTTTGCAGAGACGACGATTAATCCAGCGTTGATTCAAACGGTGGCGCAAGAGGCGGGGGTGAAGTTAGCGCCCCAACAGTTGTATTCGGATTCGATCGGTGCTGTGGGAAGTAGTGGGGAGACGTACATTAAGATGATGGCGGCGAATACAACGACGATCGTGCAGGCGCTTGGTGGCAGGGTGATTCCGTTTCAGGCGGGATGAGATGTCAAAATATTCGCACTACTTTTGGGTGATCGCACTATAACTTGCAAATGCTTAAGTCCCGGCAACAGGACTGAAACGCACAACGATTGAAGAAAGGCAATTCTCGCAAATTAAAAAGATGTTGGCGCAACGCATGGGCGAACGAAAGCATCAACCTTAAAACGATCGCAACACATCCCGCACAACCTGACGCATCACCTCAAACGGTTGACCCCCAGGCGGCAGCAAGCGCTCAGTTGAGAATACATAATAAATCTCACCCGCATCACTCACCTCAAAATTCGCATCATACTCCCGCGCCCACAGATCAAGATGCCGCTGCGCCATCTGAGGCTCCAACTGCGTCGCCCTAGAAAACTCAAGCACCGAAATCCGCCCCTGCCGCAAATGCAGCAACTGAAAAAAGCGATCGCGAATCGCCCGACGATGCGCCTTAGAACTCACATAAAGCAGCAACCCCCCGATCGCGCTCGGAGCCAAGCCAAAAAACACCAGCAAAATCGACAACAGCGCCGAAGCCCACGCCGGAGGATGCAGCGCCAAGATCAATAAAAACAGCGAGATCGAAACGACACCCCCAGCGCAGAGAAATACACTACCAAACGCCTTACTTGCCACGCTCCAAACCCGATTCATGCCGCGTCTCCTTCGCATCGCGTTATTCCTAGACTAACCTGTTTTTCCGCGATCGCTTGGACGGTTATCCGAAACTTTCAACCGATGCAAACGAGTCCTCTTCCACCCCAGAGTAGATAGCTGAAACCATCACGTTTACGCTACTTTAGGAGACAGTGTTCGCCTTCACCCTAACCGGATTTCTTTCATGTTTTCTAGACTTGTCCAAACCAGTTCACGTCAAGGTGAAATCGTAGAAGTTGTCCTACGAAACGGGTGGGACTATATGCGGCGACTGCTCACCGGAGGCAAAGTCGATGAACCCAAACTGCCACCGCCCGCCGTACTTCGCAACATTCTGGTCGATTTAGGCCCCGTTTACGTCAAACTTGGGCAACTCCTCAGCACCCGTCCCGACCTCCTGCCCGCCGAATACATCGATGCCCTTTCTACTCTACAAGCCGAAGTGCCACCGATCGACTGGGCAGAAGTCGAAGTCATGTTGCGCAAGCAATTTAGCCAGCCGCTCGAAGAAATTTTCGCCTCCATCAACTACAAACCCGTCGCCGCAGGATCGATCGCCCAAACTCATCGCGCCGTTCTCAAAGACGGTCGCCCTGTTGCACTCAAAGTCCAGCGCCCCGGGCTCAGCGCCGTGGTCGAGCAAGACATCTCCCTGATTCGCTTCATCGCTCGTCTAGTTGCCCAGACCGAATTTGGTCAGTATTACGATATCGTCTCGATCGCAGAAGAGTTTGCCGAAGCGCTCAGATATGAACTCGATTTTACTCAAGAAGCTCGATATACCGATCAACTGCGGCACAACTTAAGCAATACGCGCTGGTTCGACTCCAAGCAGTTAGTCGTGCCTCAAATCTACTGGGAATACACCACCGATAAACTAATTGCAATGGAATGGCTCGATGGAGTCGCAATCTTATCTGCGCTTCCGCCGATCGGCTTTGATGGCACCACGGACTTGAAGCAGCGAGAAGATATCTCCACTCTATTGCTCAGAGCCTTCTTTCAGCAGATCTGTTTAGATGGCTTCTTCCACGCTGATCCGCATCCCGGTAACGTTTTCTATCTCAATGATGGACGGGTCGCACTGCTCGACTGTGGCATGGTTGGGCGGCTTGATCCCCGCACTCAGCAATTGATTCTGGAATTAGTGTTAGCGATCGTCAATCTGGATGCTCAGCGCTGCACTCAGCTAGTCTTACAGCTTGCACCCCCTGTTCAGCCGATCAATCGCGTCAAGCTCGAAACTGAATTCGATCGCCTATTGCGGCGCTACTATAGCTTGAACATTTCTCAAGTGAACTTCAGCAAATTGGTGTATGAAGTGCTGCAAATTGTTCGAGATAACAAAGTGCGGGTTCCTGGCAACTTAGGACTTTGTGCAAAAGCGATCGCCAACCTAGAAGGCATTGCTCGATCGCTTGATCCAAACTTCAATATCCCAAATAAAATTCGCCCGATGATGACTGAAGTATTTCAGCGGCAGATTGTGGGTGAAGCGCCTTTAATTGCTTTATTGCGAACCGCGCTCGACGTGAAGAACCTCTCACTCCAGTCTCCGCGCCAAGTGGAACTCTTGCTCGATCGCGTGACTTCAGAAACTTTGCAGTGGAATCTTTCCATTCGAGAAGCAGAACCGCTCCGCCGCACGATCGATGCTTCTGCAAATCGCATGTCATTTAGTATTGTGGTCGGATCATTGATTATGGGTGCAGCGATCATTTCTTCCAACACTCAATTGAGTCAGGTGACTTGGGTGAGCGATGTTCTGTTTGCAGCAGCAAGCTTCCTAGGGCTGTGGTTGATTTTGAGCATTCTGCGATCGGGCGCTCTCCGTTAGCAGCAGAATGCGCTTAAACTACGTTCAGCGTGCACCCTAACATTGCAGCATTTAACACGATCGAGCAAAAGCTCCACACAGATCAGAATCTCGCGCTATAATAAGAAAACATCACGGGGCTGTAACGGTTTCGACAGGTTGGCGAACGTTCCGTCGAGATGCAGGTCGAGAGGGAGTCCACTCTCGTAAATCTAGGCTCAAAACAATAGATGCAAACAACATCGTACCTTTTGCTCGTAAAACTGCACCTGTTGCAGCATAAAACACCTCTAATTCAGGTTCGAGCGCTTACAGTCTGACACCGTTAAAGGCAGTAAGCAAACCCCAACGGTTGCGCTAAATCTTCACCTCTGGTTGGCGGTTTAGCTAAGACAATACCAGAGCATCCTATTATCCGGGATAAAGGATAGTTCCCGCTTCGAGGATTAGAGAAGCTAAACCTGTGAACGATTGACAGAGTAAATACCCAGTTTGGACACGGGTTCGACTCCCGTCAGCTCCACTTAGAAAACTACGCCATACCTTTTGGCTGCTCACAAGAGTTTAAACAAGCTACGAGGATCTAGCTTTGCTTGAAACTCAGAGAATGTCGCGAACGTACCGAGCGCGCTGACCCACCTCAAATAATTCTCCAAGCGATCGAGCATTTCCCGCCCCGATCGCGTTTTAATATATCCCGGTAATTGATACCCTCGAATATTCGTAAATTCCCAGGGATGAAAATACAAATTGATGTAAGAATCCCAATTTAATGTAATTCGAGAAGCGAGCTTATAAAGCGGTAAAGGCAGGTTCTTAAAGCTTAACCAAAACAAAGGAAATCGAATGAAGGGTGTCACCGAAACTGGAATATTTAATAAGCGATCAGAATGATAAGGAATTCGAGGTTTAGAAAGATTGTTGTAGCGACCCGGTAAATAAGTAGGATTCATCGAGGAATTGTAACGATATCCGGCTTGTTGAATCTCTCGATCGCTCACAGGTTGCAGCCGCGCCATTCTAAATCCAGCGACTTCTTGATGCGTAATTTCTTCTAGTGCCTGCTTCGATCGGGCTAAATCTTCCACACAAAACGAAGCATGATAAAACCCATGCGAGGCGATTTCATGCTTTTTTGCAATTTCGAGAATTGTTGAAGGGTGATGAATAGCGAAATTTGCAGTAATGAAAAAAGTGGCTCGAATATTTAAGCGATCGAGCAACTCCAAAACCTTGTCCAAGCCTTCCGCCGAGACTTTGAATTTCATGCTTTCTGGTAGAGTTTGACCGTATTCTTCGGGCACATCAAACTCTTCGACATCAAAACTCAGCAGAATTAGCTTATCCATGCAAACCGTGAAACTCATTCTTGGAGATAGCGTAATACACAACGTCAGTTTTGTAATAGTGCGCGTTCTTCTCAAACGTCATGCCCACTTTTTGCATCACTCGTTGCGATGCCAAATTTTCAGGCTGTGAGATCGCAACAACTCGCTCTAATCCCACTTGCTCAAATCCAAATCGCAGACAGGCGATCGATGCCTCTGTCGCAATCCCCCGATTCCAGTACGCCTTATCCAGGGCATATCCTAGCTCGATTTCTGGCGTTCCATCGAGATAAATCAATCCACATCGGCCTAGCAACGTTTGACTTGCTTTCTCAACCACTGCCCACATTCCAAACTCAGAACAGTTGTAGCGCTGAAGGATCATGGGAAATTCTGCTTCGAGTTGCGATCGCGTCTTTGTTCCAGACGCAATGAATCGCATCACCACCGGATCGCCAAAAATTTCTGCCATCCGATCCAAATCTTCTCGCCTGAACTGACGTAACCACAAGCGTTCTGTCTCTAATTCCTGCATTGATAATGACGCTCTCCCCTAGCTGACATCTCCTAATACTGGCACAATGATCTGTACTCATTTCACGATGATGAAACACTATGATTTCTACGCTACAAACTGCTCTCGCTCAAGGTCGCGCTCTCAAAGTCATTAGCGGCTTGAACAATTTTGATGCAAACAACGTTGCTGCGGTGATTAAGGCTGCCGATCGTGGCGGTGCTACTTTCGTTGATATCGCTGCCGATGCCGACCTGATTCGCCTGGCGAAACAACTAACCAGCCTGCCGATTTGCGTCTCTGCGGTCGAGCCTGAACAATTTTTCATGGCGATCGAGTCCGGCGCAGATTTAATCGAAATCGGAAACTTCGACAGTTTCTACGCTCAAGGTCGTCGCTTTGAAGCTGAGGAAGTTTTGGCACTGACTCAAGCAACTCGCGCTCTCCTGCCTCATGTCACGCTCTCCGTCACTGTGCCTCACATTTTGCCTTTGGATCAGCAAGTCCAACTGGCAGAAGAGCTGGTGAAAGCAGGTGCGGACATGATTCAAACCGAGGGCGGAACTTCTTCGAGTCCTGCACACTCCGGCGCGTTAGGATTGATTGAAAAGGCAGCTCCGACCTTAGCAGCAGCTTACGAAATCTCAAGAGCGATCAACATTCCAGTTCTCTGTGCATCTGGTTTGTCGAGCGTAACGGCTCCGTTGGCGATCGCTGCTGGTGCTTCGGGTGTGGGCGTGGGAAGCGCAATTCACAAGCTCGATAGCGAAGTCGCAATGATTGCAGCCGTTCGATCGCTGGTTGAATCTCTCGATCGCGCTTCGGTCAACGTTTAAACGCAAAAACCCGTAACGGTCATAACAATACGATCGTTACGGGTTTAACAGTGATTTTGGAAATTTCTAGAATAATCGGAAAATAAACGGATAGCGGAACGGCTCATCGGGTTTGCTTAAACAATGTGCAAGCGCCCAAATTGTCAATCCCCAATGTAGCAAAAAGCCAAATCCAATCACCGGGAAGAACAGCAATCCACCCAATCCAAAGGTTAAGAACGATAGAATTCCGACCGGGATACCAATCACCGCCGCCCAGAACCAAACATTCAGGTGAAAATTCATCGATTCTTTAGCGTTAGCTTTGACCACTGGGTCATCCGACAGCAAATTGATTGCAATAGGAACGCCGATCGAGAACAAGGTTGTACTAAAGAAAATTGCGCCATGACTTAAGCAGGATAACAAGCGGCGCTGATTAGTATCGAATGTGGTCTGCATCCTGGATTTCTCCTATAGTGCTTTTTCCTTACAGGCTCGATCGTATCCTTCTAATCAATGCCCGTAGTAGTGCAGTTTACCGTACTTAAAAAACCCGTCGCCTTTTACCTTGGATAGATTAATTTTAAGAAACGATAACGATCGGGCAACGCTTCAATGCTCAATTCACGATATAACGCGATTTTTACGCATAGCGCGATTAGAGATGTGAAGAAAGATTTAGTAACTCCTGCTACTCATTCTCGCGGTAGAGGCTGAAATTAAGCGAAGAAATCTAATGTCAGATAGATGGGGATCGCGATTAGTAACTAATCTCTGAACTTCAAAAGTAATAGAACTAGGAACTAATACGATCGCTATTTTGTTGCTGTGTTGAAACAAGGAAAGTCTATACAAAACTCAGCAGTATAGCTTCTATTTCTACTCTTCCTGAAGTAGCAAGCTGACGCTGTTAAGTTCCTCGCAAATCTGCAACACAGTAACTAAAGAATCTCCGCGTTCGCTACAAGACTCAGACTCTAGGACGGCAGAAATGAAACGTTTTTCAAAACTAATTTACAGCTTTTTACCATTAATGAGTGTGGCGCTGTTTGCAGCCTGTAGCAGTCAAAACAATGCTGCGAATAATTCTGCAAACAATCCCACTTCGGGCACAAACACGGATACAAGATTTGCCGCAGCAAAAGGCTGCAAAAACATTGGTGTTCTCTTACCCGAATCTGACTCGTCGGCTCGATACGAAGCTTACGATCGACCGTTGCTCGAAAAGGAAATCAAAGCCCAACTTCCAGATGCCACCATCCAATATGCCAATGCTAACAACAATGCAGATACTCAACAAAACCAAGCGGAGGCAGCATTAACCAAGGGTGCCTGCATTCTCGTTGTTGATCCACAAGACAGCGAC
This window encodes:
- the hflX gene encoding GTPase HflX, with product METVYGNLNGLKSSQIKQLQRLYHQRLPGDRITTSEFAQRIAAISCEISQPVCAYVNRRGQVIRVGVGTMRQTQIPMLELPRYGAERLCGIRCIATQLKQDPPGESMLTVMALQRLDVFVALTLTGGGFERRGGGATGYVRNAYLAHLVPHPEANWTISPPLSLDVIAEQDFLALVEGLEEEFRREYVAQQVDRAHDQVLIVGLQTDEFSPQAFKTALQELARLVETAGGEVLQTMTQKRPRPHPQTVVGEGKVQEITLAAQTVGASLIVFDRDLSPAQIRNLEMQIGVRIVDRTEVILDIFAQRAQSGAGKLQVELAQLEYMLPRLTGRGQAMSRLGGGIGTRGPGETKLETERRAIQRRITRLQQEVNQLQAHRARLRQRRQHEEVPSIAVVGYTNAGKSTLLNALTNAEVYTADQLFATLDPTTRRLTVTDSETHQNTQILLTDTVGFIHELPPSLMDAFRATLEEVTEADALLHVVDLSHPAWQSQIRAVMQILSEMPITPGPALLAFNKIDQVDAEQLAIAREEFPQAAFISANERLGLETLRQRLCQLVRYAMSN
- a CDS encoding ion transporter, with protein sequence MLPLREKIAFYLEDIDTPVGKGINLFITGLVLVSSGIFVAETYKIPVEVRQILDAIEHLILAVFVIEYGLRIWCAERKLPFIFSLYSVIDLLSIAPFLIGTNVGYLRIFRWFRILRLIRFIQGKTIFGYVSSEDGAIFTRIIFTILSIIFVFSGLIYQVEHTVNPKFGTFLDAVYFSVSTISTAGLGDITPISEIGRLLTTLMVLTGIVLIPWQLGDLIKRLVKTADQIQVLCSKCGLAFHDSDAYFCKNCGTCLNRSQQTEQ
- a CDS encoding adenosylcobinamide-GDP ribazoletransferase translates to MIIQALNQCLAALTFYTCLPIPTSANLDFRGIARFAPIVGLMVGLIVGALDWGLAWLDVPILTRSAIAVAVWVAITGGLHLDGAMDTADGLAVMNPERRLEVMADSATGAFGAMTAVILLLLKTIALSDLGQDRMWLLAGVAGWGRWGQLVAIARYPYLKSAGKGAFHKEAIRSPWEVVPTLVILVALSLVVRPWMIAGGAIAVLAGAWFNWKLGGQTGDTYGAIVEWTEALLLCLLTAV
- a CDS encoding zinc ABC transporter substrate-binding protein → MRQGLNRRQFGQFIAGGTIALWLHGCGQQEQSTNQKPQVVSTSTILTDLASTIAGDSVQVIGILKPGADPHTYEPVPADTVAMEKANLILYNGYNLEPGLIRLIKAAGVNARQVAVGEVITPLQLEKEGQKVPDPHVWGDVQNVAKMTIVVRDALVQLVPNDREKMTQNADRLIAELNRLDGWIKQQVQTIPAANRLLVTTHDAFQYYGKAYQLAIAGTLIGISTEEQPSAQTVQRLVQSIRSARVPAIFAETTINPALIQTVAQEAGVKLAPQQLYSDSIGAVGSSGETYIKMMAANTTTIVQALGGRVIPFQAG
- a CDS encoding AarF/ABC1/UbiB kinase family protein, translated to MFSRLVQTSSRQGEIVEVVLRNGWDYMRRLLTGGKVDEPKLPPPAVLRNILVDLGPVYVKLGQLLSTRPDLLPAEYIDALSTLQAEVPPIDWAEVEVMLRKQFSQPLEEIFASINYKPVAAGSIAQTHRAVLKDGRPVALKVQRPGLSAVVEQDISLIRFIARLVAQTEFGQYYDIVSIAEEFAEALRYELDFTQEARYTDQLRHNLSNTRWFDSKQLVVPQIYWEYTTDKLIAMEWLDGVAILSALPPIGFDGTTDLKQREDISTLLLRAFFQQICLDGFFHADPHPGNVFYLNDGRVALLDCGMVGRLDPRTQQLILELVLAIVNLDAQRCTQLVLQLAPPVQPINRVKLETEFDRLLRRYYSLNISQVNFSKLVYEVLQIVRDNKVRVPGNLGLCAKAIANLEGIARSLDPNFNIPNKIRPMMTEVFQRQIVGEAPLIALLRTALDVKNLSLQSPRQVELLLDRVTSETLQWNLSIREAEPLRRTIDASANRMSFSIVVGSLIMGAAIISSNTQLSQVTWVSDVLFAAASFLGLWLILSILRSGALR
- a CDS encoding polysaccharide deacetylase family protein, producing the protein MDKLILLSFDVEEFDVPEEYGQTLPESMKFKVSAEGLDKVLELLDRLNIRATFFITANFAIHHPSTILEIAKKHEIASHGFYHASFCVEDLARSKQALEEITHQEVAGFRMARLQPVSDREIQQAGYRYNSSMNPTYLPGRYNNLSKPRIPYHSDRLLNIPVSVTPFIRFPLFWLSFKNLPLPLYKLASRITLNWDSYINLYFHPWEFTNIRGYQLPGYIKTRSGREMLDRLENYLRWVSALGTFATFSEFQAKLDPRSLFKLL
- a CDS encoding GNAT family N-acetyltransferase: MQELETERLWLRQFRREDLDRMAEIFGDPVVMRFIASGTKTRSQLEAEFPMILQRYNCSEFGMWAVVEKASQTLLGRCGLIYLDGTPEIELGYALDKAYWNRGIATEASIACLRFGFEQVGLERVVAISQPENLASQRVMQKVGMTFEKNAHYYKTDVVYYAISKNEFHGLHG
- a CDS encoding DUF561 domain-containing protein, with the protein product MISTLQTALAQGRALKVISGLNNFDANNVAAVIKAADRGGATFVDIAADADLIRLAKQLTSLPICVSAVEPEQFFMAIESGADLIEIGNFDSFYAQGRRFEAEEVLALTQATRALLPHVTLSVTVPHILPLDQQVQLAEELVKAGADMIQTEGGTSSSPAHSGALGLIEKAAPTLAAAYEISRAINIPVLCASGLSSVTAPLAIAAGASGVGVGSAIHKLDSEVAMIAAVRSLVESLDRASVNV
- a CDS encoding DUF4870 domain-containing protein, with the translated sequence MQTTFDTNQRRLLSCLSHGAIFFSTTLFSIGVPIAINLLSDDPVVKANAKESMNFHLNVWFWAAVIGIPVGILSFLTFGLGGLLFFPVIGFGFLLHWGLTIWALAHCLSKPDEPFRYPFIFRLF